A genomic region of uncultured Roseibium sp. contains the following coding sequences:
- a CDS encoding PAS-domain containing protein yields MKAQLDLMQAALDHINQGFTVFDSDLRLVAWNRGLSDMLDMPEEIIQRGSHLEAFIRVNAERGEYGPGDIEGKIARRIERARLFEPHFFERVRPNGQIIAVSGTPLPQGGFVTIYSDVTEERRRQEKLERTVEERTRALQQSEDWLRLVTDNIPALIAYLSPGPVFRFANRRYADWFGHSVASIAGRAAADVVGAELFAELEPHIDHAFKGNAVSYEYERKRPDGTGAFMRSTLIPDMTADGRTLGIFVLSLDATDQKQAEATLVQSQRMDAVGKLTGGLAHDFNNLLAILMGNLLSISRMEAPLKKEDLDRKLEPVLEATKRGSDLIQRLLAFSRGKAIDPQTVALARLVCNAESLLEGSLPSSIRLETEVADPSIGACIDPTQMETALINLAFNARDAMPDGGILQIALSETGIEKREADELGVPEGRYSRITVADTGNGMDEETRLKVFEPFFTTKTFGTGSGLGLSMVYGFIRQSGGAVTVVSKPGSGTCLTLYLPYRRIALSGDTHDGAIRDTGLKRGDGELLLLVEDDPDVANAVTDQLQSLGYAVLRAESADDARSLALDLPELKAVLSDIIMPGQMNGLVLAREIRRQRKDLGIALMSGYADWSDLAGNERDCQFPVLAKPFTDDQLAQTLQEILHSSTDVQSGSIDRPEVDRVRSGRMSE; encoded by the coding sequence TTGAAGGCGCAGCTTGATCTGATGCAGGCGGCGCTCGACCACATCAATCAGGGCTTCACCGTGTTCGACAGCGACCTCCGTCTGGTCGCCTGGAACCGCGGCCTGTCCGACATGCTCGACATGCCGGAGGAGATTATCCAGCGCGGCTCGCATCTGGAAGCCTTCATCCGGGTGAATGCCGAACGCGGTGAATACGGCCCCGGCGACATCGAGGGCAAGATCGCGCGCCGCATCGAACGGGCCAGACTGTTCGAACCGCACTTTTTCGAGCGAGTGCGTCCCAACGGTCAGATCATTGCCGTATCCGGCACCCCGCTTCCCCAGGGCGGTTTCGTCACGATCTATTCCGACGTGACCGAAGAACGGCGAAGACAGGAAAAGCTGGAGCGGACAGTCGAGGAGCGCACGCGTGCTCTGCAGCAGAGTGAAGACTGGCTGCGTCTGGTGACCGACAACATTCCGGCCCTGATCGCCTATCTGTCTCCCGGCCCGGTGTTCCGCTTTGCAAACCGCCGTTACGCGGACTGGTTCGGACATTCCGTCGCCTCGATCGCCGGCCGCGCTGCGGCAGATGTCGTGGGTGCCGAGCTATTTGCCGAACTCGAACCGCATATCGACCACGCGTTCAAGGGAAACGCCGTCAGCTACGAGTATGAGCGCAAGCGGCCCGACGGAACCGGGGCCTTTATGCGGTCCACGCTCATTCCCGACATGACTGCCGATGGACGCACACTCGGCATCTTTGTCCTGTCGCTGGATGCGACGGATCAGAAGCAGGCGGAAGCCACCCTGGTGCAATCCCAGCGCATGGATGCGGTCGGCAAGCTGACGGGTGGCCTCGCCCACGACTTCAACAACCTGCTGGCGATCCTGATGGGCAACCTGCTCTCCATCAGCCGCATGGAAGCCCCGCTGAAAAAAGAGGACCTGGACAGGAAGCTGGAACCGGTGCTCGAAGCCACGAAGCGGGGATCGGACCTCATCCAGCGACTGCTCGCCTTCAGCCGCGGCAAGGCTATCGATCCGCAGACCGTCGCCCTGGCCAGGCTCGTGTGCAATGCCGAAAGCCTTCTCGAAGGATCCCTGCCGTCGTCCATCCGTCTCGAGACCGAGGTCGCCGACCCGAGCATCGGGGCGTGCATCGACCCGACGCAGATGGAGACCGCCCTGATCAATCTGGCTTTCAATGCCCGCGATGCCATGCCGGATGGCGGTATATTGCAGATCGCCCTGAGCGAGACCGGGATCGAAAAACGGGAAGCAGACGAACTGGGTGTTCCCGAGGGCCGCTATTCGAGGATCACCGTAGCCGACACCGGCAACGGCATGGACGAGGAAACCCGCCTCAAGGTGTTCGAGCCCTTTTTCACGACAAAGACTTTCGGCACCGGCAGCGGCCTCGGACTTTCCATGGTTTACGGCTTCATTCGCCAGTCCGGAGGCGCTGTCACGGTGGTCAGCAAACCTGGCAGCGGAACGTGCCTGACGCTTTATCTGCCCTATCGCCGGATTGCCTTGTCCGGCGACACGCATGACGGAGCAATCCGTGACACCGGTCTGAAACGCGGCGACGGTGAGCTTTTGCTGCTTGTCGAGGACGACCCTGATGTTGCCAACGCCGTGACGGACCAGCTGCAAAGCCTCGGATATGCTGTTCTCAGGGCCGAAAGTGCAGACGACGCACGCTCCCTGGCGCTTGACCTGCCGGAGCTCAAGGCCGTTCTCAGCGATATCATCATGCCCGGACAGATGAACGGTCTCGTGCTCGCAAGGGAAATCCGGCGGCAACGCAAGGATCTGGGAATAGCGCTCATGTCAGGCTATGCGGACTGGTCCGATCTCGCCGGAAACGAGCGGGACTGTCAGTTCCCCGTTCTGGCGAAACCCTTCACCGATGATCAACTGGCGCAGACGCTCCAGGAGATCCTCCACAGTTCAACGGATGTTCAGTCGGGATCGATTGACAGGCCGGAAGTTGATCGGGTCCGATCCGGTCGGATGAGTGAGTGA